In a single window of the Leptospira sanjuanensis genome:
- a CDS encoding alpha/beta fold hydrolase — protein MTLEEWKRSGSTVAYRNWKIFFKEEGKGENLLLIHGFPTASYDWEKIWKPLSKKRRLIASDLLGFGFSSKPEIDYSIFLQADIIEKLLSDKKISEVKILAHDLGDTVAQELLARFIERKKSKIKGLKIKAVTLLNGGIFPESHRPRFIQKLLNSPIGWILSRLMNRKSFRKSFAAVFGQNTKPSREELDRFWELVASDGGTKIAHKLIRYIEERKTNRERWVGAILNSPVPVRMINGVDDPVSGAHLVQRYRELSPSADIVELKGIGHYPQVEAADRVLKSIL, from the coding sequence ATGACTTTAGAAGAATGGAAACGTTCCGGTTCGACCGTCGCGTATCGAAATTGGAAAATCTTTTTTAAGGAAGAAGGCAAAGGGGAGAATCTTCTGTTGATTCACGGATTTCCTACTGCGTCCTACGATTGGGAAAAAATCTGGAAACCTCTTTCCAAAAAAAGAAGACTCATCGCTTCGGATCTGCTCGGATTCGGATTCTCATCCAAACCGGAAATCGATTATTCCATTTTTTTACAGGCGGACATCATCGAAAAATTGTTAAGCGACAAGAAGATTTCCGAGGTGAAGATTCTCGCGCACGATCTGGGAGATACAGTGGCTCAGGAACTTCTCGCGCGATTTATCGAACGTAAAAAATCGAAAATAAAAGGTTTGAAGATCAAGGCCGTTACACTTTTGAACGGCGGAATTTTTCCGGAATCGCACCGGCCTAGATTTATCCAGAAATTATTGAATAGTCCGATCGGATGGATTCTTTCCAGACTGATGAATCGTAAATCCTTTCGGAAAAGTTTTGCGGCGGTTTTCGGACAAAACACGAAGCCGAGTCGGGAAGAATTGGATCGCTTTTGGGAATTGGTCGCTTCCGACGGAGGAACCAAGATCGCACACAAACTGATACGATATATCGAGGAAAGAAAAACGAATCGAGAACGTTGGGTCGGTGCGATTTTGAATTCTCCCGTTCCCGTTCGAATGATCAACGGGGTCGACGATCCCGTCAGCGGCGCGCATCTCGTACAAAGATATAGGGAACTATCTCCTTCGGCGGATATAGTCGAACTGAAAGGCATCGGTCATTATCCGCAAGTGGAAGCCGCGGATCGAGTTTTGAAATCGATTCTTTGA
- a CDS encoding histone deacetylase, which translates to MAKSSYNNPRFFDFVYDEFLAAAVDDSDSSFQEGILFHSLTSENILELLEITGILPEIKKKGYPKVQLEITGMGQDFQRLTLVSDKEILLHLRLSIQEYRLEINDYFFKEKYLIINWLQTRHPKSPSMDKSRLYPGQDVPGLGIFHQISDFIGFLILSLRLNGAVIRPEYFHDAVLFSKKFHFLTPEAQALFIALRRDFKNESIRGISTLLHSGKIRDHKNVLEWKAVEMILFLEKTLNPFVFNKKFDKKVSKILDTIKLSSVES; encoded by the coding sequence ATGGCAAAATCGAGTTATAATAATCCTAGATTTTTCGACTTTGTTTACGATGAATTTTTAGCGGCGGCAGTCGATGATTCCGATTCTTCGTTTCAGGAAGGAATTCTGTTTCACTCTTTAACGAGCGAGAATATTCTGGAACTCCTCGAAATCACCGGAATTCTTCCCGAGATCAAAAAGAAAGGTTATCCGAAAGTTCAGCTCGAGATCACGGGTATGGGACAGGATTTTCAAAGACTTACCCTCGTTTCGGATAAAGAGATTCTTCTTCATCTTCGTCTTAGCATTCAAGAATATCGATTGGAAATCAACGACTACTTCTTTAAAGAAAAGTATCTGATCATCAACTGGCTACAGACACGTCATCCGAAATCACCTTCCATGGATAAGAGCCGATTGTATCCGGGACAGGATGTTCCGGGCCTGGGAATCTTTCATCAGATCTCCGACTTTATCGGATTTCTGATCTTGTCGCTTCGTTTGAACGGAGCGGTGATTCGTCCCGAATACTTTCACGATGCGGTTTTGTTTTCTAAGAAGTTTCATTTTCTAACTCCGGAAGCGCAGGCCTTGTTCATCGCTTTAAGAAGGGATTTTAAAAACGAATCGATTCGTGGAATTTCCACCTTGCTTCATTCCGGGAAAATCCGCGATCATAAGAACGTTCTCGAATGGAAAGCGGTGGAAATGATTTTGTTTTTGGAAAAAACACTGAACCCGTTCGTCTTTAATAAGAAGTTCGACAAGAAGGTATCGAAGATCTTGGACACGATTAAACTGAGCAGCGTTGAGTCCTAA
- a CDS encoding PilZ domain-containing protein: MDQRKFARVFPAANEVIEVQLMGLNFLDILNAKDISIGGLAIEVPHLFEGCDLNSPIQMILTLPGRNPLKLSGKVKRKVAAPEASLFGVEFSALDAKAKYLIETYIQSRMQMAS, encoded by the coding sequence ATGGATCAGAGAAAATTTGCCCGAGTATTTCCGGCGGCGAACGAAGTCATCGAGGTTCAATTGATGGGCCTGAATTTTTTGGATATTCTCAATGCGAAGGATATCAGCATCGGCGGACTCGCGATCGAAGTTCCCCATTTGTTCGAAGGTTGTGATTTGAATTCTCCGATTCAAATGATTCTGACTCTTCCCGGAAGAAATCCTCTGAAACTTTCCGGTAAGGTAAAACGCAAGGTCGCAGCTCCGGAAGCTTCTTTGTTTGGGGTTGAGTTTTCAGCTTTGGATGCGAAAGCGAAGTATCTGATTGAAACTTACATTCAATCGAGAATGCAGATGGCTTCCTGA
- a CDS encoding GNAT family N-acetyltransferase has protein sequence MGTGLDNKVKTERKLEVRIAQNQLEIERTLALRYEVFNLELGEGLPQSAATRKDRDEYDLFCDHLIVIDKNRDDKIVGTYRILRRSIAKKNLGFYSDNEFNITKIYELDAETAEIGRSCVHPEYRDGSVISMLWAGLGSYMRKHNVRYLFGCGSIHHTDAQSANEVYAYLKEKNVLAGKEFDVTPLAGFEVPGFDPNYLIDDMKVVQKRIPALIKGYIRAGSQICGIPAWDQVFKTIDFFILFDLRDIESKYEKRFLD, from the coding sequence ATGGGCACAGGTTTAGACAACAAGGTTAAAACAGAAAGAAAACTGGAAGTTCGTATCGCACAGAACCAGTTGGAAATAGAACGAACTCTCGCACTTCGTTATGAAGTATTCAATCTTGAACTAGGGGAAGGTCTTCCCCAATCCGCCGCAACGCGCAAAGACAGAGACGAATACGATCTCTTCTGCGATCATCTCATCGTAATCGATAAAAACCGCGACGATAAAATCGTGGGGACGTATAGAATTCTCCGCAGATCGATCGCAAAAAAGAACTTAGGTTTTTATTCGGATAACGAATTCAACATCACTAAGATCTACGAACTGGACGCGGAAACCGCCGAGATCGGAAGAAGCTGCGTTCATCCCGAATACAGGGACGGTTCCGTGATCTCGATGCTTTGGGCCGGCCTCGGATCGTATATGCGCAAGCACAACGTTAGATACCTTTTCGGCTGCGGTTCGATTCATCACACGGACGCACAATCCGCAAACGAAGTTTACGCTTATTTAAAAGAGAAGAACGTTCTCGCAGGAAAAGAATTCGACGTTACCCCTCTTGCAGGATTCGAAGTTCCGGGTTTCGATCCGAACTACCTAATCGACGATATGAAAGTGGTTCAAAAAAGAATTCCCGCTCTCATCAAAGGTTATATCCGCGCCGGATCTCAGATCTGCGGAATTCCCGCTTGGGATCAGGTCTTCAAAACCATCGATTTTTTTATCCTCTTCGACCTCCGTGACATAGAATCCAAATACGAAAAACGTTTTCTGGATTAA
- a CDS encoding glycosyltransferase family 2 protein, with translation MKVSIVIPCYNEKNTIRNILETVQKVPIKNKEIILVDDCSKDGTRDLLKTPVFKKLVDQMIFHEVNQGKGAALRTGFKAATGDIVIVQDADLEYDPFEIPSVIDPIYKGKADVVFGSRFLGGGPHRVVYYWHRIGNMVLTTLSNMFTNINLTDMETCYKAFRREIIQSIEIKENRFGFEPEITAKVAKIPDVRIFEVGISYYGRTYAEGKKIGWKDGFRAIYCIVRYNLFQ, from the coding sequence ATGAAAGTTTCCATCGTCATTCCTTGTTATAACGAAAAAAATACGATCCGCAATATTCTGGAAACGGTTCAAAAAGTTCCGATCAAAAACAAGGAAATCATTCTCGTCGACGATTGTTCCAAGGACGGAACCAGAGATCTTCTGAAAACTCCCGTTTTTAAAAAACTCGTCGATCAGATGATCTTTCACGAAGTCAATCAAGGCAAAGGCGCCGCTCTGAGAACCGGTTTTAAAGCCGCAACGGGCGACATCGTTATCGTTCAAGACGCTGATTTGGAATACGATCCTTTTGAAATTCCGAGCGTTATCGATCCGATCTATAAGGGAAAAGCGGACGTCGTTTTCGGCAGCAGATTTTTGGGGGGCGGTCCGCATCGAGTCGTGTATTATTGGCATCGTATCGGAAACATGGTTCTCACCACTCTTTCCAACATGTTTACCAACATCAACTTAACGGATATGGAAACTTGTTACAAAGCGTTCCGAAGAGAAATTATCCAATCCATCGAGATCAAGGAAAATCGTTTCGGTTTCGAACCCGAAATCACCGCAAAGGTGGCCAAAATTCCGGATGTTCGTATCTTTGAAGTGGGAATTTCCTATTACGGAAGAACCTATGCGGAAGGTAAAAAGATCGGCTGGAAGGACGGGTTTCGCGCGATCTATTGTATCGTGAGATACAATCTGTTTCAGTAA
- a CDS encoding LIC_10450 family protein, protein MLKKSEYIVVDSISSVDPNALSLDKMNQKFIDKQGNRFALRFNRNTRRAEFVRITLESPNEAQKHKHVSHPTAAAHHPQRQSGIKPIHPPEVKKLSLQEIMAKTQQQTSVKLPKPNESGAAINEAAVQKSIFQEPAWDPHKAKDTSNLDLGRMDLNILEHSVPSSSYRDSGDSSLRMEYGSNSSIGDSSGIEKRISELTKIKDRIHSVLNNLQNSKIFEITGDPSENKNIIGNLNREFDIEFFQKLDKIVNYHKELTTYPRSVNYYTAKYESSRKQILQSKSLDSEKLKLVTLWEMQEMMLGLVQKLKKMVLNTLNVLNTKNDNHIKQLPYNQQQMFRDSRTALLYCSEDISSLLISLERWVDTE, encoded by the coding sequence ATGTTGAAAAAATCCGAATACATCGTAGTCGATTCCATTTCTTCCGTTGACCCCAACGCGCTTTCCTTGGATAAGATGAATCAAAAATTCATCGATAAACAAGGGAATCGTTTCGCTCTTCGATTCAACCGCAACACAAGAAGAGCCGAGTTCGTACGAATCACATTAGAATCTCCGAATGAAGCGCAGAAGCACAAACACGTTTCGCATCCGACTGCGGCCGCACATCATCCGCAACGTCAATCGGGAATAAAACCGATTCATCCGCCCGAAGTGAAAAAACTTTCTCTTCAGGAAATCATGGCAAAGACCCAGCAACAGACTTCGGTGAAACTTCCGAAACCGAACGAATCGGGTGCGGCGATCAACGAAGCCGCGGTTCAGAAAAGTATCTTTCAAGAACCCGCTTGGGACCCGCACAAGGCAAAGGATACTTCCAATCTGGATTTGGGAAGAATGGATCTGAACATCCTGGAACACTCGGTTCCTTCTTCCTCATACCGCGATTCGGGGGATTCTTCCCTTAGAATGGAATACGGTTCCAACTCCTCGATCGGAGATTCGAGCGGGATCGAGAAAAGAATCTCCGAACTTACCAAGATCAAGGATCGAATTCATTCCGTTCTCAACAATCTCCAGAACTCCAAGATTTTCGAAATCACCGGAGATCCTTCCGAAAACAAGAACATCATCGGAAACCTCAACCGGGAATTCGACATCGAGTTTTTTCAAAAGCTCGATAAGATCGTGAACTATCACAAGGAACTGACCACCTACCCCCGATCGGTCAATTATTACACCGCAAAATACGAATCTTCCAGAAAGCAGATTCTCCAGTCCAAAAGTTTGGACAGCGAAAAACTCAAACTCGTTACCCTTTGGGAAATGCAGGAAATGATGCTCGGTTTGGTTCAAAAACTGAAGAAGATGGTCTTGAACACTTTGAACGTTCTTAACACGAAAAACGACAATCACATCAAACAACTTCCTTACAACCAACAACAGATGTTCCGGGATTCGAGAACCGCTCTTCTCTATTGTTCCGAAGATATATCTTCTTTGCTTATCTCCTTGGAAAGATGGGTCGATACTGAATAG
- the rpsT gene encoding 30S ribosomal protein S20 gives MANIKSSEKDIRRTKRRNAANSQNRSRLRTQAKKVLKAIKEKDQKAATALFVEYTSLLDKAAKTNLIHSKNADRKKSRMAKRLNAVSAA, from the coding sequence TTGGCTAATATCAAGTCTTCAGAAAAGGACATTCGGAGAACAAAACGCAGAAATGCGGCAAATTCCCAGAATCGTTCCAGGCTCAGAACTCAGGCTAAAAAAGTTCTGAAAGCCATCAAAGAAAAAGACCAAAAAGCGGCGACAGCTCTCTTTGTAGAGTACACCTCTCTTTTGGACAAAGCTGCTAAAACAAACCTGATCCATTCTAAAAACGCAGATAGAAAAAAAAGTAGAATGGCAAAACGCCTCAACGCGGTATCTGCAGCTTAA
- the glmM gene encoding phosphoglucosamine mutase: MNTKSPVFNHPDLMVSVSGIRGIIPTGLSPEVIFDALRAFGTWIEGSKIVIGRDSRPSGPYIENIALGLMQAMGKDVLQLGIVPTPTVKAVVNLSKAGGGIMISASHNPIIWNAFKFVGPGGFFTGAADLEKILDTVRNQSYRQIQYKPASKIVSGKEWCEKHIESVLKRVNVNAIRKKKYKVLVDAVNGAGSSLVPELLERLGCKPILLHCSPDGTFPRPPEPTPEALKQTSRKMKSSGADIGFALDPDADRLVVLTPKKGAISEEFTLPLSFLSLTLKKAPKKANMVVNLSTSFINEFVAGQYGVSVTRSKVGEANVVADMRAHKSIFGGEGNGGVIDPAVASFGRDSLSGIAHILNVMAATGKKIDSIVDELPVIHMQKTSFQVAGKNLQDIYSKFRGEFSAFAEETLDGLRLASEDSWIHIRPSNTEPIIRVIGEARTKKDLNSLLDRAGRLMENA, translated from the coding sequence ATGAATACAAAAAGCCCCGTATTCAATCATCCTGATCTGATGGTTTCTGTTTCCGGGATTCGAGGAATTATTCCAACCGGTCTTTCACCCGAAGTCATTTTTGACGCCTTGCGTGCGTTCGGAACTTGGATCGAAGGTTCCAAAATCGTAATCGGACGAGATTCCCGTCCATCCGGTCCTTATATTGAAAATATTGCACTCGGTTTGATGCAAGCCATGGGCAAAGACGTTTTACAACTTGGAATCGTTCCGACCCCGACCGTAAAGGCCGTGGTCAATCTTTCCAAAGCGGGGGGTGGAATTATGATCAGCGCCTCTCACAACCCGATCATCTGGAACGCGTTTAAGTTCGTAGGACCGGGCGGATTCTTTACCGGGGCCGCGGATCTGGAAAAGATTCTGGATACGGTACGCAATCAATCCTACAGACAAATTCAATACAAACCCGCTTCTAAGATCGTTTCCGGAAAAGAATGGTGTGAAAAGCACATCGAATCCGTGCTCAAACGGGTAAATGTAAACGCGATTCGTAAAAAGAAATACAAGGTCCTCGTGGACGCGGTCAACGGTGCAGGCAGTTCCCTGGTTCCCGAACTTCTTGAAAGACTTGGATGTAAGCCGATTCTACTTCATTGTAGTCCGGACGGAACGTTCCCAAGACCGCCCGAACCGACCCCCGAGGCGCTTAAGCAAACTTCCCGCAAAATGAAATCTTCCGGTGCGGACATCGGTTTTGCGCTCGATCCCGACGCGGATCGACTCGTGGTTCTTACCCCGAAAAAGGGCGCGATCTCCGAAGAATTCACACTTCCTTTGAGCTTTCTTTCCTTAACTCTGAAAAAGGCTCCGAAAAAAGCCAATATGGTCGTGAATCTTTCCACTAGCTTTATTAACGAATTTGTCGCCGGTCAATACGGAGTTTCCGTTACCCGCTCTAAAGTCGGAGAAGCCAATGTGGTTGCGGATATGCGCGCCCACAAATCCATTTTCGGCGGAGAAGGAAACGGCGGAGTGATTGATCCGGCTGTCGCTTCTTTCGGAAGGGATTCTTTGTCCGGAATCGCTCATATTTTAAATGTGATGGCTGCGACCGGGAAGAAGATCGATTCGATTGTGGATGAACTTCCCGTGATTCATATGCAGAAAACCAGCTTTCAAGTGGCCGGTAAAAATCTGCAGGATATTTATTCCAAATTCAGGGGAGAATTCTCCGCCTTTGCCGAAGAAACCTTAGACGGCCTTCGTTTGGCCTCCGAAGATTCCTGGATTCACATACGTCCTTCTAACACGGAACCCATCATTCGAGTCATCGGGGAAGCGAGGACCAAAAAAGACCTCAATTCTCTGCTGGACCGCGCGGGAAGGCTTATGGAGAATGCCTGA
- the glmS gene encoding glutamine--fructose-6-phosphate transaminase (isomerizing) codes for MCGIVGYAGSKNAESVLVVGLICLEYRGYDSAGIAVLDQGDIIVRKAKGKIKDLEAHLREFPAPGNVGIGHTRWATHGEPNQINAHPHTDTNSTVAVVHNGIIENYLELKNELKKKGHVFQSLTDTEVLPHLLEESKKNGKSNKDSFLELFGKIHGKWAVSTVFETEPDRVYFAQDGAPLLIGKGKGEYFLASDISPLTRNCEEVYYVNSGEWGYFTQNEFRLFDFSGKELTPVFKKQELRWEDLDKGGYPHYMIKEIHEQAGIFRKIIQERILDNGEIVFPEIKLNKDVLSRVNRIIIQAAGTSYYAGMIGKHYLEHFAKIQTDTEASSEFRYRNPVVEGDTLIMGISQSGETADTLASIHEAKAKFIKVVSLVNNVNSTIARESDSYIRTDAGPEIGVASTKAFTAQVLNLLLFSIYMANLKWLISDEEKKALIEEIRQLPTKIERILAQASKIEEMSSHFTAAKDFIFLGRTYNHPIAMEGALKLKEISYIHASGYAGGEFKHGPIALITNEVPVVCIAPKSEIYTKMVSNIQEIKARKGIIISIVTEGDHEAKSLSDYSFEIPECSEILSPILNVIPLQLLAYYSAISRGCPPDQPRNLAKSVTVE; via the coding sequence ATGTGTGGAATTGTCGGTTATGCCGGTAGTAAAAATGCGGAATCGGTACTTGTAGTCGGTCTAATCTGCCTCGAATACAGGGGTTACGATTCGGCCGGAATCGCCGTCCTCGACCAAGGGGACATCATCGTCAGAAAAGCAAAAGGAAAGATTAAGGATCTGGAAGCGCATCTCCGCGAATTTCCGGCTCCGGGTAACGTAGGGATCGGACATACCCGTTGGGCGACCCACGGAGAACCGAATCAGATCAACGCTCACCCTCATACGGATACGAATTCCACCGTTGCGGTGGTGCATAACGGAATCATTGAAAATTATCTCGAACTCAAAAACGAACTCAAAAAGAAAGGCCACGTATTTCAGAGTTTAACCGACACCGAAGTTCTTCCTCATTTGCTTGAAGAAAGCAAAAAAAACGGCAAGTCCAACAAGGATTCTTTCTTGGAATTGTTCGGAAAAATCCACGGAAAGTGGGCGGTTTCCACCGTGTTTGAAACGGAACCGGACCGCGTTTATTTTGCGCAAGACGGCGCTCCTCTTTTGATCGGAAAAGGAAAGGGAGAATACTTCCTCGCCTCCGATATTTCTCCTCTCACTAGAAACTGCGAAGAAGTGTATTATGTGAACTCCGGAGAATGGGGTTACTTTACTCAAAACGAATTCAGACTTTTCGATTTTTCAGGAAAGGAACTGACTCCGGTTTTCAAAAAACAGGAACTTCGCTGGGAAGACTTGGACAAGGGCGGTTATCCGCACTACATGATCAAGGAAATCCACGAACAAGCCGGGATCTTTCGTAAGATCATCCAAGAGAGAATCTTAGATAACGGTGAAATCGTTTTTCCAGAAATCAAACTCAACAAGGACGTTCTTTCCAGAGTCAACCGGATCATCATCCAAGCAGCGGGAACGAGTTATTACGCGGGAATGATCGGCAAACACTATCTCGAACATTTCGCGAAGATTCAAACGGACACCGAAGCTTCTTCCGAATTCCGTTATAGAAATCCGGTTGTCGAAGGCGATACTCTCATCATGGGGATTTCCCAATCGGGAGAAACCGCGGACACGTTAGCTTCCATTCACGAAGCGAAAGCGAAGTTCATCAAGGTTGTTTCGCTCGTCAATAACGTGAACTCAACGATCGCGAGAGAATCCGATTCTTACATCCGCACCGATGCGGGACCGGAAATCGGAGTCGCGAGCACGAAAGCTTTCACCGCTCAGGTTTTAAATCTTCTGTTATTCTCCATTTATATGGCCAACCTCAAGTGGCTCATCAGCGACGAAGAGAAAAAGGCGTTGATCGAAGAGATCCGTCAGCTTCCTACAAAGATCGAACGAATCCTCGCGCAAGCGAGCAAGATCGAAGAGATGTCTTCTCACTTTACCGCCGCAAAAGATTTTATCTTTTTAGGAAGAACTTACAATCATCCGATCGCTATGGAAGGCGCGTTGAAGTTGAAGGAGATTTCCTACATTCACGCATCCGGTTACGCGGGCGGGGAATTCAAACACGGACCGATCGCCCTCATCACGAACGAAGTTCCCGTCGTTTGTATCGCTCCTAAATCCGAAATTTATACGAAGATGGTTTCCAACATTCAGGAAATCAAAGCGAGAAAAGGGATCATTATCTCGATCGTAACCGAAGGAGATCACGAAGCGAAGTCCCTTTCGGATTATTCTTTCGAAATTCCGGAATGTTCCGAAATCTTAAGTCCGATTTTGAATGTGATCCCTTTACAGTTGCTCGCGTATTATTCCGCGATTTCGAGAGGTTGTCCGCCCGATCAGCCGAGAAACCTCGCCAAGTCCGTAACCGTAGAGTAG
- a CDS encoding GlmU family protein produces MSKIQRILIDEREVPAGLRSLTRIRSFSEIRSGILNSLQRTRELHPDAKIFYAHSNATFQQAFLERNPKLLPYDDKDVDLVLSPESCLPWNLIDGIAKNIEADIELSRDVQKWIRKLKVKANHFHVVGKSKHLHVHPSAIVYPGVVFDTTNGPIVVDKDVKITSFTFIEGPVYIGHHSQIDNARITGATSIGATCRIGGEVGTCLIGDYTNKHHEGFLGHSILGSWVNIGALATTSDLKNNYGVVKIREEHDECITGSIKFGSVIADYCKIAIGVMLNTGTVVDFGSNVVSSRIGGYVSPFTWAESGQPYILDLFLRDARKIMARRNRELTLSETELIRILYESKVKK; encoded by the coding sequence ATGTCTAAGATCCAGAGAATTCTCATCGACGAAAGAGAGGTTCCGGCTGGCTTACGATCTCTCACGAGAATTCGCTCCTTTTCCGAGATTCGAAGCGGAATTCTCAATTCTCTTCAAAGAACACGGGAACTTCATCCAGACGCAAAGATCTTCTACGCGCATTCGAATGCGACGTTTCAACAGGCTTTTTTAGAAAGAAATCCGAAACTTCTTCCGTACGACGATAAGGACGTCGATCTGGTTTTATCGCCGGAATCTTGTCTGCCTTGGAACCTGATCGACGGCATTGCAAAGAACATCGAGGCCGATATCGAACTCAGCCGAGACGTTCAAAAATGGATTCGTAAACTCAAAGTAAAAGCGAACCACTTTCACGTGGTCGGAAAATCCAAACACCTTCACGTTCATCCTTCCGCGATCGTTTATCCGGGAGTCGTTTTCGATACGACCAACGGACCGATCGTCGTCGACAAAGACGTGAAGATCACTTCATTCACGTTTATCGAAGGCCCCGTTTATATCGGACACCATTCTCAAATCGACAACGCGAGAATCACCGGCGCTACAAGCATCGGAGCGACTTGCAGAATCGGCGGAGAGGTCGGAACCTGTTTGATCGGAGATTATACGAACAAGCACCACGAAGGATTCTTGGGACATTCCATTCTCGGAAGTTGGGTGAACATTGGCGCGCTTGCGACCACATCCGATTTAAAGAACAACTATGGGGTTGTGAAAATCCGGGAAGAACACGACGAATGTATTACAGGTTCCATCAAGTTCGGCTCGGTCATTGCGGACTATTGTAAGATCGCGATCGGAGTGATGTTGAATACGGGAACCGTCGTGGATTTCGGATCGAACGTGGTATCTTCCAGAATCGGCGGATACGTTTCTCCGTTTACTTGGGCGGAATCGGGACAACCGTATATTCTCGATCTATTTCTGAGGGACGCGCGGAAAATCATGGCGAGAAGAAACAGAGAACTCACGTTATCCGAAACCGAACTGATCCGCATCCTATACGAATCAAAAGTAAAAAAATAA
- a CDS encoding carboxyl transferase domain-containing protein, with the protein MEIIESKIRTSSSEYKENFEDLKQKVESLRGLIRKIEMGGGAKAIERHKGRGKFTARERIASLIDPGTSFLEFSPLAAEGVYPDSVPSAGILTGIGRICGVDCVIVANDATVKGGTYYPLTVKKHIRAQEIALQNFLPCIYLVDSGGAFLPMQDEVFPDKDHFGKIFYNQANLSALKIPQISVVMGSCTAGGAYIPAMSDESVIVKGNGTIFLGGPPLVKAATGEIVTPEELGGALVHSTISGVTDHYAEDDAHAIEITRNIVSTLHHAGNSSQKGSISWEEPLYPSEEIYGIIQKDIRKSYDVREIIARIVDGSRFQEFKKYYGTTLVTGFAKIYGKMVGIIANNGVLFSESALKASHFIELCNQRGIPLLFLQNITGFMVGKKYENSGIAKDGAKMVNAVSTSIVPKYSVVIGGSYGAGNYGMCGRAFNPRFLWMWPNSRISVMGGEQAANVLLTVKMEQLEKEGKKLSDEEQFSFRKPILDDYESRSSCIYSSARLWDDGVIDPARTRDILGIALYADHSKKPEYPRYGIFRM; encoded by the coding sequence GTGGAAATCATAGAATCCAAAATACGTACGTCCTCATCGGAGTATAAAGAGAATTTTGAAGATCTGAAACAAAAGGTGGAATCCCTGCGCGGCTTAATTCGAAAGATCGAAATGGGCGGCGGAGCGAAAGCGATCGAACGTCATAAGGGAAGAGGCAAGTTCACTGCAAGGGAAAGAATCGCTTCTCTCATCGATCCCGGAACTTCTTTCCTGGAATTTTCTCCTTTGGCGGCGGAAGGGGTTTATCCGGACTCCGTTCCTTCTGCGGGAATTCTTACCGGAATCGGAAGAATCTGCGGAGTCGATTGTGTGATCGTTGCAAACGACGCTACGGTGAAAGGCGGAACGTATTATCCTCTTACCGTAAAAAAACATATCCGAGCGCAGGAGATCGCGCTTCAGAATTTTCTTCCCTGCATTTATCTTGTGGATTCCGGAGGAGCCTTTCTTCCGATGCAGGACGAAGTGTTTCCCGATAAGGATCACTTCGGAAAAATCTTTTACAACCAGGCCAATCTTTCCGCGCTCAAAATTCCTCAGATTTCCGTCGTGATGGGAAGTTGCACCGCGGGCGGCGCTTACATACCGGCGATGTCCGACGAGTCGGTGATCGTAAAAGGAAACGGAACCATTTTTTTAGGCGGACCTCCTCTCGTAAAAGCCGCAACCGGAGAAATCGTAACTCCCGAGGAATTGGGCGGGGCTTTGGTTCACAGCACGATTTCCGGTGTGACCGATCATTACGCGGAAGACGACGCACACGCGATCGAGATCACGAGAAACATCGTATCCACGTTGCATCACGCTGGGAATTCTTCGCAGAAAGGATCGATCAGTTGGGAAGAACCCTTGTATCCTTCGGAGGAAATCTACGGAATCATTCAGAAGGATATTCGTAAGTCGTACGACGTTCGTGAAATCATCGCTAGGATCGTGGACGGATCGCGTTTTCAAGAATTCAAAAAGTATTATGGAACCACTCTTGTAACCGGCTTCGCGAAAATTTACGGAAAGATGGTGGGAATCATCGCGAACAACGGTGTATTGTTTTCGGAAAGTGCGCTGAAGGCTTCTCACTTTATCGAGCTTTGCAATCAAAGAGGAATTCCTCTTTTGTTTCTGCAGAACATCACCGGGTTTATGGTGGGTAAGAAATATGAAAACTCCGGGATCGCAAAAGACGGAGCGAAGATGGTGAACGCAGTTTCGACTTCCATCGTGCCGAAGTATTCCGTTGTAATCGGCGGTTCTTACGGAGCGGGGAATTACGGAATGTGCGGCCGTGCTTTCAATCCGAGATTTCTATGGATGTGGCCGAACTCCAGAATTTCCGTAATGGGAGGAGAGCAAGCGGCTAACGTGCTATTGACGGTTAAGATGGAACAGCTCGAAAAAGAAGGTAAAAAACTTTCTGACGAGGAACAGTTTTCGTTTCGTAAGCCGATTTTGGACGATTATGAAAGCAGATCTTCCTGCATCTATTCTTCCGCACGTCTTTGGGACGATGGAGTGATCGATCCAGCTCGAACAAGGGATATACTGGGTATCGCTCTGTACGCCGATCATTCAAAAAAACCGGAATATCCTCGATATGGAATTTTTAGAATGTAG